One Phycisphaeraceae bacterium DNA window includes the following coding sequences:
- a CDS encoding acyl-CoA dehydrogenase family protein: protein MSTDLAKDLKNISEKDRKQIEQAQEMLGPDPTSMGFLKNVFWGNFREELVFPYPATAADESARCDQLLARLDEYLRKEHPSIEIDQKQEIPTWVIQKLFDLGVLGMTIPKEFGGGGFGITSYNRALERIGRSCGSTAVLVSAHQSIGCKAVMLFGTDDQRKRFLPRMAKDTLSAFCLSEPNVGCDAGNQETRCELSADGSHYILNGEKKWATSGALSGLFTVMAKQKIRDPKSGKEKDVVTALICTPDMEGVEIFSRNRSKCGIRGTWQARIRLTNVKVPRENLLAKEGQGFKIAMSCLNFGRCTLSAGMLGGASFAYEQACKWAKYRYQFDRAIGEFDLVKEKLARMAAYTYAMDAMLYMTTGFLDRGDSDIMLETAMCKVFCSEFGYRVVNDCVQIMGGESYMTENHVERIWRDSRINIIVEGANEVMHSFIFAYGSKQLGEWMLGIRKNPMKSIGSALQIGSELFLGVRRGLPTFSKLDPRLSRFGHELMMLIREFSHQVKLMFKEHEEKLVTAECIHERLSMAALWIHAMTCSLSKLDRNMRSGLDGADLEYEMGVVEHLFALGEMGFDEQVRLLRTNADRSMRKAADAALRRIDTFPASDYAIPEKTPVKEVRGTGRRVDDPAIPQFGSGSKFDAARLGKV, encoded by the coding sequence ATGAGCACCGACCTCGCCAAGGACCTCAAGAACATCTCCGAGAAGGATCGAAAGCAGATCGAGCAGGCGCAGGAGATGCTCGGCCCGGATCCCACCTCCATGGGGTTCCTGAAGAATGTCTTCTGGGGCAACTTCCGCGAGGAGCTCGTCTTCCCCTACCCCGCCACCGCAGCCGACGAGTCGGCTCGCTGCGACCAACTGCTCGCCCGGCTCGATGAATATCTCCGCAAGGAGCACCCGTCGATCGAGATCGATCAGAAGCAGGAGATCCCCACATGGGTGATCCAGAAGCTCTTCGACCTCGGCGTGCTGGGCATGACCATTCCCAAGGAGTTCGGCGGCGGCGGGTTCGGCATCACCAGTTACAACCGCGCGCTTGAGCGCATCGGTCGCTCCTGCGGTTCCACGGCGGTGCTCGTCTCGGCCCACCAGTCGATCGGCTGCAAGGCGGTCATGCTCTTCGGCACCGACGATCAGCGCAAGCGCTTCCTTCCGCGCATGGCCAAGGACACGCTCAGCGCGTTCTGCCTGAGCGAACCCAATGTCGGCTGCGACGCGGGCAACCAGGAGACCCGGTGCGAGCTCTCCGCCGACGGCTCCCACTACATCCTGAACGGTGAGAAGAAGTGGGCCACCTCCGGCGCCCTCTCCGGCCTCTTCACCGTCATGGCGAAGCAGAAGATCCGCGACCCCAAGTCGGGCAAGGAGAAGGATGTCGTCACCGCGCTCATCTGCACGCCGGACATGGAGGGCGTGGAGATCTTCAGTCGAAACCGCAGCAAGTGCGGCATCCGCGGCACCTGGCAGGCGCGCATCCGGCTCACCAATGTGAAGGTGCCCAGGGAGAACCTGCTCGCGAAGGAGGGTCAGGGCTTCAAGATCGCCATGAGCTGCCTCAACTTCGGGCGCTGCACGCTCTCGGCGGGCATGCTCGGCGGCGCCAGCTTCGCCTATGAACAGGCGTGCAAGTGGGCGAAGTACCGCTACCAGTTCGATCGCGCGATCGGCGAGTTCGACCTGGTCAAGGAGAAGCTCGCCCGCATGGCCGCGTACACCTACGCCATGGACGCCATGCTCTACATGACCACCGGCTTCCTCGATCGTGGCGACTCCGACATCATGCTGGAGACCGCCATGTGCAAGGTCTTCTGCTCGGAGTTCGGCTATCGCGTCGTCAATGACTGCGTGCAGATCATGGGCGGCGAGAGCTACATGACGGAGAACCATGTCGAGCGCATCTGGCGCGATTCGCGCATCAACATCATCGTTGAGGGTGCCAACGAGGTCATGCACTCGTTTATCTTCGCCTATGGCTCGAAGCAGCTCGGCGAGTGGATGCTCGGGATCCGCAAGAACCCGATGAAGTCGATCGGCAGCGCTCTTCAGATCGGCTCGGAGCTCTTCCTTGGTGTGCGACGCGGCCTTCCGACCTTCTCCAAGCTTGATCCGCGCCTCTCGCGCTTCGGCCACGAGCTCATGATGCTGATCCGCGAGTTCAGCCATCAGGTGAAGCTGATGTTCAAGGAGCACGAGGAGAAGCTCGTGACCGCCGAGTGCATTCATGAGCGTCTCTCGATGGCCGCCCTCTGGATCCACGCGATGACCTGCAGCCTGTCGAAGCTCGACCGCAACATGCGAAGCGGCCTCGATGGCGCGGACCTCGAGTACGAGATGGGCGTGGTCGAGCATCTCTTCGCTCTGGGTGAGATGGGCTTCGACGAGCAGGTGCGCCTGCTTCGGACGAATGCCGATCGCTCGATGCGCAAGGCGGCCGACGCGGCCCTGCGGCGGATCGACACCTTCCCGGCCAGCGACTACGCCATCCCGGAGAAGACGCCGGTGAAGGAAGTCCGGGGCACTGGACGGCGCGTCGACGATCCCGCGATTCCGCAGTTCGGCAGCGGAAGCAAGTTCGACGCGGCTCGACTCGGCAAGGTGTGA
- a CDS encoding transposase, which yields MFTLLEPGSVGLDATNYRAEQAIRPAVVNRKVWGGSRTEAGAHAQSVLMTVLLTCAQQHRDTLRFIGRLLRGERPILQLA from the coding sequence TTGTTCACACTCCTCGAGCCGGGGTCCGTGGGACTGGACGCGACGAACTACCGAGCCGAGCAGGCGATCCGGCCTGCGGTCGTGAATCGCAAGGTGTGGGGCGGGAGCCGGACCGAGGCCGGCGCGCATGCCCAGTCGGTGCTCATGACGGTGCTCCTGACCTGCGCTCAGCAGCATCGCGATACCCTGAGGTTCATCGGTCGGCTCCTGCGCGGTGAGCGGCCAATTCTACAACTGGCGTGA
- a CDS encoding Glu/Leu/Phe/Val dehydrogenase, with amino-acid sequence MKIFELLASHGHERLAFHHDQATGLRAIIAIHSTVLGNALGGTRRWAYTDEAEAIRDVLRLSEGMTYKSAAAELPMGGAKSVILAKPGAHPTEAEARAMGRFVDTFGGTYIAAEDVGVNTQFCDWMATETPHIMGGETVSHGGDPSPFTSLGCFNGMKACLKHLGKKVDFSGLTVAIQGVGATGYKLAKLCRDAGAKVIATDVNRAALDRAVKDLGIEALGTDDNLFHTKCDIVAPCALGGVLDHPTIDRLQCQIVCGTANNQLLHPGEDGPRLKARGIVYGPDFVVNAGGLIRLAGLYLGMSEQEIDRKVEAIEHTTLAVLKEGSSSASTHHAAVEYAKRRIEAGRSNKRAVTAG; translated from the coding sequence ATGAAGATCTTCGAGCTCCTCGCCAGCCACGGACACGAGCGCCTCGCCTTTCACCACGACCAGGCGACCGGCCTCCGCGCGATCATCGCGATTCACAGCACGGTGCTCGGCAACGCCCTCGGCGGCACCCGGCGCTGGGCGTACACCGATGAAGCGGAAGCCATCCGCGATGTCCTTCGCCTCTCCGAGGGCATGACCTACAAGAGCGCCGCGGCGGAACTGCCGATGGGTGGCGCAAAGAGCGTCATTCTCGCGAAGCCTGGAGCCCATCCGACCGAGGCCGAGGCTCGCGCCATGGGTCGCTTCGTCGACACATTCGGCGGCACCTACATCGCGGCCGAGGATGTCGGCGTCAACACGCAGTTCTGCGATTGGATGGCGACCGAGACGCCGCACATCATGGGCGGTGAAACCGTGAGCCACGGCGGCGACCCGTCGCCCTTCACTTCGCTCGGCTGCTTCAACGGCATGAAGGCGTGCCTGAAGCACCTCGGCAAGAAGGTCGATTTCTCGGGGCTCACCGTGGCCATTCAGGGCGTCGGCGCGACGGGCTACAAGCTGGCGAAGCTCTGCCGCGATGCGGGGGCCAAGGTCATCGCGACCGATGTGAATCGCGCTGCACTCGACCGCGCGGTGAAGGATCTCGGAATCGAGGCACTCGGCACCGACGACAACCTCTTCCACACCAAGTGCGACATCGTGGCACCGTGCGCGCTCGGCGGCGTGCTCGATCATCCGACAATCGATCGCCTCCAGTGCCAGATCGTTTGCGGAACCGCGAACAACCAGCTGCTGCACCCGGGGGAGGACGGCCCGCGCCTCAAGGCGCGAGGCATTGTCTACGGTCCGGACTTCGTGGTGAACGCAGGCGGACTCATCCGGCTCGCCGGTCTCTACCTGGGCATGAGCGAGCAGGAGATCGACCGCAAGGTCGAAGCGATCGAGCACACCACGCTCGCGGTTCTGAAGGAAGGCTCGAGTTCAGCGAGCACGCACCATGCGGCCGTCGAGTATGCGAAGCGCCGCATTGAGGCCGGTCGCTCAAACAAGCGAGCCGTGACGGCGGGCTGA
- a CDS encoding choice-of-anchor J domain-containing protein, producing the protein MEIQKIVGGALVAAAMLTTGAGADFFEGFEAPISWPAPPNTAGAFVTLSSGQWWTKNQSESAGLSSVFQGVPANFAAQAGTNNSYAAMNFNSGSGTTTLNTWLMTPEQTLNNGDTFSFWTRSISNNFPDRLQLRLSTNGASVNTGAGGTGVGDFGTLLLDINPNYQGQNGYPTVWTQFSVTVSGLGGPAQGRFAFRYFVENGGPTGTNSNYIGIDSVSYTQVPVPGALALLGVAGLCGSRRRR; encoded by the coding sequence ATGGAGATTCAGAAGATCGTGGGCGGCGCTCTTGTTGCGGCAGCGATGCTGACGACGGGGGCAGGCGCTGACTTCTTCGAGGGCTTCGAGGCTCCGATTAGTTGGCCCGCACCTCCGAACACTGCCGGTGCCTTCGTGACGCTGAGCAGCGGCCAGTGGTGGACCAAGAACCAGAGTGAGAGCGCAGGACTCAGTTCGGTGTTCCAAGGCGTCCCGGCCAATTTCGCGGCTCAGGCAGGAACAAACAACTCGTACGCTGCCATGAACTTCAATAGCGGCTCCGGCACGACCACGCTGAACACCTGGCTGATGACGCCCGAGCAGACGCTGAACAACGGCGACACATTCAGCTTCTGGACGCGGTCGATCAGCAACAACTTCCCGGATCGCCTCCAGCTCCGCCTCAGCACGAACGGCGCAAGCGTGAACACCGGGGCGGGTGGAACCGGCGTGGGGGACTTCGGCACGCTGCTTCTGGACATCAATCCCAACTACCAAGGCCAGAACGGCTATCCGACCGTATGGACGCAGTTCAGCGTGACGGTCTCGGGCCTTGGTGGCCCCGCCCAGGGTCGCTTCGCGTTTCGCTACTTTGTTGAGAACGGCGGGCCGACCGGCACGAACTCCAACTACATCGGCATCGACTCGGTGAGCTACACCCAGGTCCCCGTGCCGGGTGCCCTCGCGCTGCTCGGCGTGGCCGGTCTGTGCGGCTCGCGTCGTCGTCGCTGA
- a CDS encoding transposase, which yields MAKELVSEDLWRAAEPLLPRPRPRTSAGGRPPVDSRAALRGIIFVLRTGIPWQALPREAFGVSGSSCWRRFKEWWKSGVWTRLHQELLRVFKFAVGIDHRAVVDSQSVRALREDRARARTRRTVQNAAANAISRPMAPVSS from the coding sequence ATGGCGAAGGAACTCGTTTCAGAGGATCTCTGGCGGGCGGCGGAGCCGCTTCTGCCAAGACCGAGGCCCCGTACATCGGCGGGTGGGCGGCCACCAGTCGACTCTCGTGCGGCGCTTCGAGGCATCATCTTCGTACTGCGGACAGGCATTCCCTGGCAGGCGTTGCCGCGGGAGGCGTTCGGAGTCAGCGGCTCTTCGTGCTGGCGGCGGTTCAAGGAGTGGTGGAAGTCTGGCGTCTGGACTCGGCTCCACCAAGAGCTGCTCAGAGTCTTCAAGTTTGCGGTGGGCATCGACCATCGGGCGGTTGTGGACTCGCAGTCCGTGCGCGCGCTCAGGGAGGATCGCGCACGGGCCCGAACCCGACGGACCGTGCAAAACGCGGCTGCAAACGCCATATCCCGACCGATGGCTCCGGTGTCGTCCTGA
- a CDS encoding enoyl-CoA hydratase/isomerase family protein produces the protein MEPLVIVERSESVVSLTLNAPAKRNALGTAMFDALEQALAEAAQSVNEDRGASLLRLRGRGNTFCAGFDLTEAAAGDGGEVLAHFLMRLSGVLRALRRGPWIAVAEVRGAALAGGCALLSACDFVVAADDALFGYPVHRLGLSPAVTAPFLSATVGSGAARSLLLSGERIDGAEALRRGLVTHAVAPGEVGAASEHLLAQLGAKGPVALLETKRWLNRLEGSDDDDRCDDAMHASVRCCNHDECTTMLRAAWSARRS, from the coding sequence GTGGAGCCGCTCGTCATCGTGGAGCGCTCGGAGTCGGTCGTTTCGCTGACGCTGAACGCGCCAGCGAAGCGCAACGCCCTCGGCACGGCCATGTTTGACGCGCTCGAGCAGGCCCTCGCAGAAGCTGCGCAGAGCGTGAATGAAGACCGCGGCGCCAGCCTGCTTCGCTTGCGCGGGCGCGGGAACACCTTCTGCGCCGGGTTCGATCTCACCGAGGCCGCCGCTGGCGACGGCGGCGAGGTGCTGGCCCACTTCCTCATGCGGCTCTCAGGGGTCCTCCGCGCACTGCGCCGAGGGCCCTGGATCGCCGTGGCCGAAGTGCGTGGCGCGGCGCTTGCGGGAGGTTGTGCGCTCCTTTCCGCATGCGACTTCGTGGTTGCCGCGGACGACGCACTCTTCGGTTACCCGGTGCATCGCCTGGGCCTCTCGCCCGCCGTCACCGCGCCCTTTCTCTCGGCAACGGTCGGGAGTGGAGCGGCACGGAGTCTCCTCCTTTCAGGTGAGCGCATCGACGGCGCCGAAGCGCTGCGGCGCGGACTCGTGACGCACGCCGTAGCGCCAGGTGAAGTCGGGGCCGCCTCGGAGCACCTCCTCGCTCAGCTTGGAGCGAAGGGTCCCGTGGCGCTCCTAGAAACCAAGCGCTGGCTCAATCGCCTCGAGGGTTCAGACGACGACGATCGGTGCGACGACGCCATGCACGCGAGTGTGCGTTGCTGCAACCACGATGAGTGCACGACGATGCTCCGCGCGGCGTGGAGCGCTCGCCGAAGCTGA
- a CDS encoding enoyl-CoA hydratase/isomerase family protein translates to MSATPAAATNSSNLVICTVDHGIARLELNRPDARNALSLDLIRALGATVRELAPRCTPGADGGTAPEVRVLVLSGRGRAFCAGMDLKAVASDPAAMGEMLRELSRVNRSIRRLPVPTIAQVQGAAVGGGCGLMVVCDFAFTHAEAKVGYPEVDLGVCPAVVAPWLIRKIGAGPARAMLLAGGTMSGEAGFRAGLATHLVPEEELPTAVQAFAMTLVKGGAHALAATKRLLNELDGSMDDRVADEAAAISARVIAGAEAQSRLRALFARQ, encoded by the coding sequence ATGAGCGCCACCCCTGCAGCCGCGACGAACTCCAGCAACCTGGTCATCTGCACGGTCGACCACGGCATCGCCCGGCTCGAACTCAATCGACCTGATGCTCGCAATGCGCTTTCACTCGACCTGATTCGAGCCCTCGGCGCGACGGTGCGGGAACTCGCACCTCGCTGCACCCCTGGCGCGGATGGCGGCACCGCGCCCGAGGTTCGCGTGCTGGTGCTGTCGGGCCGCGGCCGAGCGTTCTGTGCAGGCATGGACCTGAAGGCGGTGGCCTCCGATCCCGCCGCCATGGGCGAAATGCTGCGTGAACTCTCGCGCGTCAATCGATCGATCCGGCGCCTGCCAGTTCCGACCATTGCACAGGTGCAGGGCGCGGCAGTCGGAGGCGGTTGCGGACTGATGGTGGTCTGCGACTTTGCGTTCACGCATGCCGAGGCCAAGGTCGGGTATCCCGAGGTCGATCTCGGCGTCTGCCCGGCCGTTGTGGCACCGTGGCTCATCCGAAAGATCGGTGCCGGTCCCGCACGGGCCATGCTGCTCGCTGGAGGAACCATGAGTGGCGAGGCGGGTTTCCGCGCCGGACTTGCCACGCACCTGGTGCCGGAAGAGGAGCTCCCCACGGCGGTTCAGGCGTTCGCCATGACGCTGGTCAAGGGAGGCGCGCACGCTCTGGCTGCGACGAAGCGGCTTCTGAACGAACTCGATGGATCAATGGACGATCGAGTCGCCGACGAAGCAGCCGCGATCTCGGCCCGCGTGATCGCTGGTGCTGAAGCGCAGTCGCGCCTCCGGGCGCTCTTCGCCCGTCAATGA
- a CDS encoding enoyl-CoA hydratase/isomerase family protein — protein sequence MTALRTVRDADGVVTLTLDINPAKPRGGTVVLDGWLIEQIRVALDAIRAGPAPSGFILESASTRVFVAGADIAELDGLSDPQLAEFLKAGSHAFGLIRELKCPSVAIVHKAALGGGFELPLHCDALIGVRPAAGEKPWRIGLAEATLGVCPGWGGTQMLPARIDPATAILAASEGRLWEATQVPDGLFEATADTIDDARVLARKWLAAQHNLPLRPLRAIDHTNSAAVGKALTAVRSRLPDTEVARAVAECVHAGIQNGFAAALELEQRELIRLRHTPPAREKMAAFLKK from the coding sequence ATGACCGCTCTTCGCACAGTTCGGGACGCCGACGGCGTCGTGACCCTGACGCTCGACATCAATCCCGCGAAGCCGCGCGGCGGCACCGTCGTACTCGATGGCTGGCTGATCGAACAGATTCGCGTTGCGCTCGACGCGATTCGCGCGGGGCCGGCGCCGAGCGGCTTCATCCTGGAGTCCGCGAGCACCCGAGTCTTCGTGGCCGGCGCCGACATCGCCGAGCTCGACGGTCTCAGCGATCCGCAGCTCGCGGAGTTCCTCAAGGCGGGCTCGCATGCCTTCGGGCTGATTCGCGAGTTGAAGTGCCCATCGGTCGCCATTGTTCACAAGGCTGCGCTCGGCGGAGGATTCGAACTGCCGCTCCACTGCGACGCGCTCATTGGAGTTCGGCCCGCCGCCGGCGAGAAGCCCTGGCGCATCGGTCTCGCGGAGGCGACACTCGGCGTCTGCCCGGGCTGGGGCGGAACGCAAATGCTCCCCGCGCGCATCGACCCTGCGACCGCCATTCTCGCCGCGTCCGAAGGTCGGCTCTGGGAAGCGACGCAGGTTCCCGACGGCCTCTTCGAAGCAACTGCGGACACCATTGACGATGCTCGGGTGCTCGCGCGGAAGTGGCTTGCCGCGCAGCACAACCTGCCGCTGCGACCACTTCGGGCCATCGATCACACGAACTCTGCCGCCGTCGGCAAGGCGCTCACCGCGGTGCGCTCCAGGCTCCCCGACACCGAGGTCGCCCGCGCCGTTGCGGAGTGCGTGCATGCCGGCATTCAGAATGGCTTCGCCGCGGCGCTCGAACTCGAGCAGCGCGAACTCATCCGGTTGCGTCACACCCCGCCCGCGAGGGAGAAGATGGCGGCGTTCCTGAAGAAGTAG